One window from the genome of Candidatus Chlorohelix allophototropha encodes:
- a CDS encoding GNAT family N-acetyltransferase, whose product MEDAPLVYGIMMQAFEAYNTKLAVPSSANRETVEDVVEVMKQGGALLAFDKTTAIGSARYILKPDHLYVGRVSVLPAYRKRGIGLALMRYFEHIAFYNGHREIRLGVRQSLPENRQFYLKLGYQITSIEPHPKGNDTILWMSLKLADSSPQ is encoded by the coding sequence TTGGAAGATGCTCCACTGGTCTATGGCATAATGATGCAAGCCTTTGAAGCTTATAATACCAAGCTCGCAGTACCTTCATCTGCGAATAGAGAAACCGTTGAGGATGTCGTTGAAGTAATGAAACAAGGCGGAGCGTTACTTGCCTTTGATAAAACAACAGCGATAGGCAGCGCGCGCTATATTCTCAAGCCAGATCATTTGTACGTGGGAAGAGTTTCAGTGTTACCAGCCTATCGCAAACGTGGAATTGGCTTGGCTTTAATGCGCTATTTTGAGCACATTGCATTTTATAATGGACATCGCGAAATAAGATTGGGAGTGCGGCAATCCCTTCCTGAAAACCGACAATTTTATTTAAAATTAGGCTATCAAATCACCTCCATTGAGCCGCACCCCAAAGGGAACGACACAATTCTCTGGATGAGTCTTAAGTTAGCTGACTCCTCACCTCAATAA
- a CDS encoding response regulator produces MSTLKIILAEDHNLVRAGLIALLHNIPGVTVLAEAANGKEALNLVEKHKPDVLLTDITMPEINGLELVRKLKQRSNVKIIILSMHSSEEYVWEALDAGANGYLLKDAGISELELAIKSVAIGQSYLSPAVSKHVIGNYIRRVNCESSLFEKLTPRQLQTLQLVAEGCTTKQIAEKLNISVKTVETHRTQLMEQLSIHDITGLVRYAVKMGLVSA; encoded by the coding sequence ATGAGTACTCTGAAAATAATTCTAGCTGAAGACCATAATCTCGTAAGAGCCGGTTTGATTGCCCTATTACATAATATCCCCGGTGTAACCGTTCTGGCTGAGGCTGCTAATGGCAAAGAAGCATTGAATCTTGTTGAGAAGCATAAACCAGATGTATTATTAACCGATATAACGATGCCTGAAATCAACGGGCTGGAATTGGTTAGAAAGTTAAAACAACGCTCGAATGTAAAAATAATTATACTGTCTATGCATTCAAGTGAAGAATATGTCTGGGAAGCCCTTGATGCCGGAGCAAACGGTTATCTGCTAAAAGATGCCGGTATCAGTGAACTAGAATTGGCAATTAAATCGGTAGCGATAGGGCAATCCTATTTAAGCCCGGCTGTTTCCAAACATGTAATAGGCAACTATATCCGTCGAGTGAACTGTGAGAGCAGTTTATTTGAGAAACTTACGCCCCGTCAGCTTCAGACTTTGCAATTAGTTGCCGAAGGTTGTACTACAAAGCAAATCGCTGAGAAACTAAATATCAGTGTAAAAACAGTAGAAACACACCGTACTCAGTTAATGGAGCAATTGAGTATCCACGATATAACCGGATTAGTGCGCTACGCAGTAAAAATGGGACTCGTTTCTGCCTGA
- a CDS encoding alpha/beta hydrolase family protein, translated as MATLTLQPEPDTAPDNPDNYNYTTLTPDDLLKAIDKFNYSQPVKSSLRNLKSNILVDDPVIETDEAGSLTLTGTIGKSRFLLKFPPKWNHELVLLVHGYIDPGTPISLEQIGLDQIDLGVLNSAFEQGFAYGYSTFGKVGYAVEEGTKHTLYIKKLTEVLGLERAYLSGRSMGGNITIALLEKYPREFAGALTYCGVMSGWYEQIKYLSDFRVIYDYFTKPLGAPITLAGCGDVLTVVTLPNRQEVINSVSALFSMAEINMNTSPANSTMINIIKRISLITGVNPDPISYMTVLLTNTVGLSDYLETASANGYSNENKVYKYPPEYIPASEDIKALETLNDCVQRLPCKRVATAYLKRWYTPTGKFRAKLLALHNLKDPSVPFIHELKLDEMARKFGSKLVVWIAPDKPTVPGDPESGPGHCFFTPEQMSFAWKELRNWVETGNLPTGGFPNELMS; from the coding sequence ATGGCTACCCTTACACTGCAACCTGAACCAGATACTGCTCCAGATAATCCAGATAATTATAATTACACTACCTTAACCCCAGATGACCTCTTAAAAGCAATAGATAAGTTCAATTACAGTCAACCCGTTAAAAGCAGCCTTCGCAATCTGAAGAGCAATATTCTGGTAGATGATCCGGTAATCGAAACAGACGAAGCAGGCTCTCTAACATTGACCGGTACAATCGGGAAATCGAGATTTTTACTGAAGTTTCCGCCAAAGTGGAATCATGAGTTGGTTTTATTGGTGCATGGCTATATAGACCCAGGCACTCCAATTAGCTTAGAGCAAATTGGGCTAGATCAAATTGATTTAGGAGTATTAAATAGCGCTTTTGAACAAGGCTTTGCCTATGGATACTCTACTTTTGGAAAAGTTGGTTACGCAGTAGAAGAAGGCACCAAACATACTTTATATATCAAGAAGTTGACCGAAGTCTTGGGGTTGGAACGCGCTTATCTTTCCGGTCGTTCAATGGGCGGTAACATTACTATCGCTTTGCTGGAAAAATACCCGCGTGAGTTTGCAGGGGCGCTTACTTATTGTGGAGTAATGTCCGGTTGGTACGAACAGATAAAATATCTGTCCGATTTCAGGGTAATTTATGATTATTTCACCAAACCGCTTGGCGCACCAATCACTCTCGCGGGTTGTGGCGACGTATTGACTGTGGTGACATTGCCCAATCGCCAAGAAGTGATCAATTCGGTAAGCGCCCTGTTCTCTATGGCAGAAATAAATATGAACACCAGCCCGGCAAACTCTACAATGATAAACATTATCAAACGCATTTCATTGATAACAGGGGTTAATCCCGATCCCATATCATATATGACTGTGTTACTCACCAATACAGTAGGTCTGAGTGATTATCTTGAGACTGCCAGCGCTAACGGCTATTCCAACGAAAACAAGGTGTATAAGTATCCGCCAGAATATATACCCGCGTCAGAAGATATAAAAGCGCTAGAAACCTTGAATGATTGTGTGCAGCGATTACCCTGCAAGCGGGTTGCTACTGCTTACCTTAAACGCTGGTATACACCTACAGGGAAATTCAGAGCTAAATTGCTAGCTCTACATAACCTCAAAGACCCCTCTGTTCCTTTCATCCACGAGCTAAAGCTGGATGAAATGGCAAGGAAATTTGGAAGCAAACTGGTGGTCTGGATAGCACCTGATAAGCCAACTGTACCCGGTGACCCTGAATCAGGTCCCGGACATTGCTTTTTTACGCCAGAGCAAATGAGTTTTGCCTGGAAAGAGTTGAGAAATTGGGTTGAGACTGGCAACCTGCCCACCGGGGGCTTTCCAAACGAATTAATGAGTTGA
- a CDS encoding GAF domain-containing sensor histidine kinase yields the protein MKRVLLTKSALHDLLILFTIAFFAFVLALIFDVCETLIEFTLRYKAWHMDEIWSVLILLGFTSSIYFLRRGKQLRKEINQRKFTENLLEGQNRILEMVASGVELPNILAKVVGVIRDHSSEAACCIMLWEHERNILRIGASSGLLPSFVKGIDGIPINPSGNLCWSVCTSGKPIFVADISNNAQWSNHCEVARNHNLRACWCIPIYSSAGNVVGILSIYFETPKSPESRDINLIETTARLAGIAIERCKAEESLRQYAGRLEILREIDQAILSVNTLEDILSESLFQIRTLLPVDWAGVALFNQDTTQIQLFASSDNKISGMTELYDLPYDQNILYEYNNPIEDLEQYPENNEFLQILREQGLRSLLYVPLISGVKVVGSLLLANREPGIFNVEQKEIAREVSIQLAVAIQHARLFDQLQNTHQRLQSMSHKLVETQELERRHIARELHDQIGQALTALKINLQISQKHTPDQTLQPYFEDNIGIIEQTLQQVRNLSLDLRPSILDDLGLVAALRWYINRFAQRSGVNTQLESDHFEFRLQPELETTCFRIVQEALTNIARHAEATTSKVSIHLNGTKIELKIIDNGKGFEVKEAISRAEQGMSLGVLGMEERATLLGGSLKIESTPNKGTCILAEFPLQNLKPIYHKMGRVA from the coding sequence ATGAAAAGGGTCCTCTTAACTAAAAGTGCGCTTCATGACCTTTTAATACTCTTCACAATAGCATTTTTCGCGTTTGTACTGGCTCTAATATTTGATGTCTGCGAAACTCTAATAGAATTCACGTTGCGCTACAAAGCGTGGCATATGGATGAAATCTGGAGTGTCTTGATATTATTAGGTTTTACCTCAAGTATTTATTTCCTTAGACGCGGTAAGCAACTGAGAAAAGAAATAAATCAGCGTAAATTTACCGAAAATCTTTTAGAAGGGCAAAACCGGATACTAGAAATGGTAGCCTCCGGTGTTGAATTACCCAACATACTTGCAAAAGTAGTTGGGGTGATTCGAGACCACTCCAGCGAAGCGGCATGTTGCATTATGCTGTGGGAACACGAACGTAATATATTGCGTATAGGAGCTTCTTCAGGGTTACTGCCAAGCTTTGTGAAAGGTATTGATGGGATACCGATTAATCCGAGTGGGAATTTATGCTGGAGTGTTTGTACCTCTGGAAAACCCATATTTGTAGCGGATATATCTAATAACGCGCAATGGAGCAATCATTGTGAAGTAGCGCGCAACCATAATTTGCGTGCATGCTGGTGTATCCCAATATATTCTTCCGCTGGAAATGTAGTAGGCATACTTTCCATATATTTTGAAACACCAAAAAGCCCTGAATCTCGGGATATTAACTTGATAGAAACTACCGCTCGTTTGGCGGGAATTGCGATAGAACGCTGTAAAGCGGAAGAATCGTTGCGCCAATATGCTGGGCGACTCGAAATTTTACGTGAGATTGATCAAGCGATTCTTTCTGTGAATACACTTGAAGATATTTTGAGTGAAAGCCTTTTCCAAATCCGAACATTATTACCCGTAGATTGGGCTGGAGTAGCTCTTTTCAATCAGGATACGACCCAGATACAATTGTTCGCTTCGAGTGACAATAAAATTTCTGGCATGACTGAGCTTTACGATTTACCTTATGACCAAAACATTTTATACGAATACAATAACCCGATTGAAGACTTGGAGCAGTATCCGGAAAATAATGAGTTTCTTCAAATACTTCGAGAGCAGGGATTGCGTTCATTGCTATATGTGCCGTTGATCTCTGGAGTTAAAGTGGTGGGTTCTTTGTTATTAGCAAATCGAGAACCGGGTATCTTCAATGTTGAACAAAAAGAAATAGCCCGTGAAGTAAGTATACAGTTAGCAGTAGCCATACAACACGCCCGACTTTTTGATCAATTACAGAATACCCATCAACGCTTACAGAGTATGTCGCACAAATTAGTAGAAACCCAAGAATTAGAGCGACGCCATATTGCCCGTGAGTTGCACGACCAAATCGGTCAGGCTCTAACTGCCCTTAAAATTAATCTGCAAATCTCACAAAAACACACACCCGATCAAACCCTTCAACCCTATTTTGAAGATAACATCGGCATTATAGAACAAACTTTGCAACAGGTAAGAAACCTTTCGCTGGATTTGCGCCCTTCGATTCTTGATGATTTGGGTTTGGTAGCGGCTTTACGTTGGTATATTAACCGCTTTGCGCAGCGCAGTGGTGTAAATACACAACTTGAATCAGATCATTTTGAATTCCGCTTGCAACCGGAATTGGAAACGACTTGTTTCCGTATTGTACAAGAGGCTCTGACAAATATCGCCAGACACGCAGAAGCCACCACCTCAAAAGTATCAATTCATTTAAATGGCACGAAAATTGAACTGAAAATTATAGATAATGGCAAAGGCTTTGAAGTTAAAGAAGCTATCTCACGTGCCGAACAGGGAATGAGTTTGGGAGTGCTAGGGATGGAGGAACGCGCTACCTTATTGGGCGGAAGTCTAAAAATAGAATCGACTCCTAATAAGGGAACTTGTATTCTAGCTGAATTTCCCTTGCAGAATCTCAAGCCGATTTACCACAAAATGGGAAGAGTAGCATAA
- a CDS encoding winged helix-turn-helix domain-containing protein: protein MQLSRDSVRLIMLATQNLLEPPKATSDKEGVLNTIRQMGVLQIDTINVIARSPYLVLWSRVGEYNATLLESLLAEGNLFEYWSHEACFLPIEDYPLYRRLMLDKRKGWHPDSAWVEENKAEIEYVIERIRNNGAARSADFLRKDGLKASGWWDWKPEKIILEYLFNSGELMIAARPNFHRVYELRERILPHWEDSSTPAYSEVIEGLVLKTVQALGITHPRWIADYFRLKKKEIPPLLEKLVSENRLKLIEVEGWDSSGYYHPDNHPLIQQATEGSLDATHTTLLSPFDPLVWDRNRARELFDFNYTIECYTPAPKRQYGYFSLPILWRGKLIGRLDPKAHRRERLFEIKSLHFEPQVQITDEIVKDVTTAIKQLAIWHKTPEVIIRHSNPPELVELFSKEIN, encoded by the coding sequence ATGCAACTGAGTCGCGACTCGGTGCGATTGATTATGCTGGCTACCCAAAACTTGCTAGAACCTCCCAAGGCTACCTCGGACAAAGAAGGTGTACTTAACACCATTCGACAAATGGGGGTTTTACAAATAGATACCATTAATGTTATAGCACGTAGCCCGTATTTGGTGCTGTGGAGCAGAGTGGGTGAGTATAATGCTACATTGCTGGAAAGCCTGCTGGCGGAAGGTAACCTTTTTGAATATTGGTCGCACGAAGCCTGTTTTTTACCAATTGAAGACTACCCCCTATACCGCCGGCTGATGCTGGATAAGCGCAAAGGATGGCATCCCGATTCTGCATGGGTTGAAGAAAATAAAGCTGAAATAGAGTATGTGATAGAGCGAATTCGCAATAATGGGGCGGCACGTTCGGCTGATTTTTTACGAAAAGATGGCTTAAAGGCAAGCGGTTGGTGGGATTGGAAACCGGAAAAAATTATACTCGAATATCTCTTTAATTCAGGAGAACTAATGATCGCGGCTCGTCCAAATTTCCACCGTGTATATGAGCTAAGGGAACGGATTTTACCCCATTGGGAAGATTCTTCCACACCCGCTTATTCCGAAGTAATTGAAGGATTGGTACTTAAAACCGTGCAAGCGCTCGGTATTACGCATCCCCGCTGGATTGCAGATTATTTCAGGCTAAAAAAGAAGGAGATTCCGCCCTTACTCGAAAAGCTGGTTTCAGAAAACCGTCTTAAATTGATCGAGGTAGAAGGTTGGGATAGTTCCGGCTATTACCACCCTGATAATCACCCGCTAATTCAGCAAGCGACAGAAGGTAGTCTAGACGCAACCCATACTACCTTGCTTTCACCGTTTGACCCGCTGGTGTGGGACAGAAACAGAGCACGGGAATTATTTGACTTTAACTATACTATTGAATGTTATACGCCTGCTCCCAAGCGTCAATATGGCTATTTCTCTTTGCCGATATTATGGCGAGGAAAATTGATCGGACGGCTCGATCCCAAAGCGCACCGACGTGAACGACTCTTTGAAATTAAGAGCTTGCATTTTGAACCACAAGTACAGATAACCGATGAAATAGTAAAAGACGTTACAACCGCAATAAAACAACTGGCAATTTGGCATAAGACTCCAGAGGTGATTATTCGGCATTCCAACCCACCTGAACTGGTAGAATTATTCTCAAAAGAGATTAATTAG
- a CDS encoding transketolase C-terminal domain-containing protein has protein sequence MSRNANKQTVPRKLPHVVTYEGDGLRHCLFDLLKSNRNVMFLASGQATHSFPTPGNLLAQIAWEVGNRYPPRLFGLGEFLQDLVPTSINLIAQGYHPLVIMNTTDLARNYAGLSAACAANIPITFILIAGKENGQTWQPAGVNELSVLLTLPSLNIGEPSDTVELRQMIKTALSHEEGPTVIRYIPFEFGKSIVKPNLGPIPGLGKGHMLRQGKEVALVALGDSVEVGLRIVEELEKQGHDAALLEARWARPLDQPLLNAVAHHFRRLITLERGELNGGFGTAILEHFERRNEQEIVVHRVGLGSRESDDVFALCAEVIRFIDIYNEKQGFQLPVALKRKFSN, from the coding sequence TTGAGCCGAAATGCAAACAAACAAACTGTACCACGTAAACTCCCCCATGTCGTCACTTATGAGGGTGATGGTTTACGACATTGCCTGTTTGACCTACTCAAGTCTAATAGAAACGTGATGTTTCTAGCTTCAGGACAGGCAACTCATAGTTTTCCCACACCGGGAAACCTACTGGCACAAATAGCGTGGGAAGTAGGGAACAGGTATCCACCTCGCCTGTTTGGACTTGGGGAATTTTTACAAGACCTTGTACCCACTTCTATTAATTTAATCGCGCAAGGTTACCATCCATTGGTAATAATGAACACCACCGACCTTGCTCGCAATTATGCCGGATTATCGGCTGCCTGCGCGGCTAATATACCGATTACTTTTATACTCATCGCCGGTAAAGAAAACGGTCAAACTTGGCAACCGGCTGGCGTAAATGAGTTGTCGGTGCTTTTGACTCTTCCAAGTTTAAATATCGGTGAGCCATCCGACACGGTTGAGCTACGCCAGATGATTAAAACTGCGCTCTCCCATGAAGAGGGACCAACCGTTATTCGTTATATCCCGTTCGAGTTTGGCAAATCTATCGTCAAACCAAATCTCGGACCTATTCCCGGTCTTGGTAAAGGGCATATGCTCAGACAAGGCAAAGAAGTAGCATTAGTTGCTCTTGGGGATAGCGTCGAAGTCGGGTTGCGAATTGTGGAAGAACTTGAAAAGCAAGGACACGATGCAGCACTGTTAGAAGCACGATGGGCACGTCCGCTTGACCAACCACTCCTGAATGCAGTAGCGCACCACTTCAGACGCTTAATAACGCTAGAGCGCGGCGAATTAAACGGCGGATTTGGCACAGCAATTCTTGAGCATTTTGAACGGCGTAATGAGCAAGAAATTGTGGTACATCGGGTAGGGCTGGGAAGTCGAGAAAGCGATGATGTGTTTGCTTTGTGCGCTGAAGTTATTCGCTTTATCGATATTTACAATGAAAAGCAAGGATTTCAGCTACCTGTCGCTTTAAAAAGAAAATTTAGCAATTAA
- a CDS encoding alpha/beta fold hydrolase: MAYVKIGQSNSPIFYELSTPAEPEGTVIFINAWCSSARYWKETVKRISSRFQTLTYDQPGIGRSLSKEKPLPATYKGTIDNGSNEVLELIEHLQLLDKPVHVVGHSLGVVIATHLATVLESRGKLASLTIINCGSFEIEDRKGEILIPFIKLVVNVKRILELPGLRQLTIRKLTARPIESIYEQFIISDMVASDIRIARELALSSLTPVNLERYHHEVDALKAPLLLVVGDRDGTIPPKGMYNIKRFKPTANLVPFPDCGHFLMLERPNRFAEVLLQHLSLNVISFR, from the coding sequence ATGGCTTACGTTAAAATTGGACAATCCAATAGCCCTATTTTTTATGAATTAAGCACACCTGCCGAACCAGAGGGCACTGTTATATTCATTAATGCGTGGTGTTCATCAGCACGGTATTGGAAAGAAACAGTAAAAAGGATTTCGTCCCGTTTTCAAACCCTGACTTATGATCAACCGGGTATCGGACGTAGCCTTTCAAAAGAAAAACCATTACCAGCCACATATAAAGGCACAATTGATAATGGCAGTAACGAAGTGCTTGAATTAATCGAACACCTTCAACTGCTAGATAAACCTGTACATGTGGTGGGACATTCATTGGGCGTCGTTATAGCAACGCATCTCGCTACTGTTTTGGAGTCACGTGGCAAACTGGCAAGCTTAACTATCATCAATTGCGGTAGTTTTGAAATCGAGGATCGCAAGGGCGAAATACTTATACCCTTTATCAAATTAGTGGTAAACGTAAAACGTATCCTTGAACTGCCGGGTTTGCGACAATTAACTATCCGTAAGTTGACCGCACGCCCAATCGAAAGCATCTACGAGCAATTCATTATTAGCGATATGGTAGCTTCAGATATACGTATAGCACGTGAACTAGCGCTTTCTTCACTTACTCCTGTCAATCTAGAACGCTACCATCACGAAGTTGATGCGCTTAAAGCGCCGCTTTTGCTAGTAGTGGGTGATCGAGATGGAACGATTCCACCTAAGGGAATGTACAACATTAAACGTTTCAAACCAACAGCTAATCTTGTACCATTTCCCGACTGTGGTCATTTTCTTATGCTTGAACGACCTAACCGTTTCGCCGAAGTGTTGTTGCAACATCTAAGCCTTAATGTTATATCTTTTCGTTGA